The Astatotilapia calliptera chromosome 2, fAstCal1.2, whole genome shotgun sequence genome includes a window with the following:
- the LOC113035931 gene encoding 5-phosphohydroxy-L-lysine phospho-lyase-like isoform X1 has protein sequence MAQEELRKEETLAMRNRLIGQSCKLFYSEDPVKIVRARGQYLFDENGKRYLDCISNVQHVGHCHPAITKAAAAQMDVLNTNSRFLHDNIVLYADRLAATLPQKLCVFYFVNSGSEANDLALRLARQYTQHEDVVVLDHAYHGHLMSLIDISPYKFRKLAGQKEWVHVAPLPDTYRGIYREDHPNPGQAYADTVKDLIEDVHKKGRKISAFFAESLPSVGGQIILPQGYFPKVAEYVHSAGGVFVADEVQTGFGRVGHHFWAFQLQGDDFCPDIVTMGKPMGNGHPLACVATTAEIAGAFTANGVEYFNTFGGTPVSCAVGLAVLDVIVEEDLRGNAVRVGAHLKDLLTKLKARHEIIGDVRGVGLFLGIELVIDREKKTPATEAAAHVVKRLKEEDQICVSTDGPWENVLKFKPPMCFGMENAELVVQCIDRILTDMKASDLKLEKEDI, from the exons ATGGCGCAAGAAGAACTTCGGAAAGAAGAAACTCTTGCAATGAGGAATAGGCTAATCGG ACAGTCATGTAAACTGTTTTATTCAGAAGACCCGGTGAAAATAGTAAGAGCACGAGGACAGTATCTATTTGACGAAAATGGCAAACGCTATTTGGACTGTATCAGTAACGTCCAACATG TGGGTCATTGTCACCCCGCCATCACAAAGGCTGCAGCAGCTCAAATGGACGTCCTGAACACAAATTCAAGATTCCTGCATGACAACATAGTCCTGTATGCTGACCGCCTGGCTGCTACCCTCCCCCAGAAACTGTGTGTCTTCTACTTTGTTAACTCTGG tTCAGAGGCCAATGATCTTGCCCTACGCTTGGCACGTCAGTACACCCAACATGAAGATGTCGTAGTTCTTGACCA TGCATACCATGGGCATCTAATGTCTCTCATCGACATTAGCCCTTACAAGTTCCGGAAACTGGCGGGACAGAAAGAATGGGTTCATGTG GCACCTCTACCAGACACTTACAGAGGCATATACAGAGAAGATCACCCCAACCCAGGCCAAGCATATGCTGATACAGTAAAAGACCTTATAGAGGATGTTCACAAAAAAGGCCGTAAG atCTCAGCCTTCTTTGCTGAATCCCTGCCCAGTGTTGGTGGACAAATAATCTTGCCCCAAGGATACTTTCCTAAAGTTGCAGA ATATGTGCACTCAGCTGGTGGCGTGTTTGTGGCAGATGAAGTCCAGACAGGTTTTGGGCGTGTGGGACATCATTTCTGGGCTTTTCAGCTTCAGGGAGACGATTTCTGCCCAGACATTGTGACCATGGGCAAACCGATGGGCAATGGGCATCCCCTGGCATGCGTAGCAACCACTGCAGAGATAGCTGGAGCTTTTACAGCCAACGGAGTGGAGTACTTCAATACG TTCGGCGGGACTCCAGTTTCATGTGCAGTTGGCCTAGCAGTCCTTGATGTGATCGTGGAGGAAGACTTAAGAGGAAATGCTGTGAGGGTCGGAGCCCACCTAAAAGATTTGCTCACAAAACTGAAAGCACGACATGAAATAATTGGAGATGTCAG AGGTGTTGGACTATTTTTGGGAATTGAGTTGGTGATTGACAGAGAGAAGAAGACTCCTGCCACAGAAGCTGCAGCGCATGTGGTCAAGAG GTTGAAGGAGGAGGATCAAATATGTGTCAGTACTGATGGCCCATGGGAGAACGTCTTGAAGTTTAAGCCTCCCATGTGCTTCGGCATGGAGAATGCAGAGCTGGTGGTGCAATGTATTGATCGCATCCTTACAG acaTGAAAGCCAGTGACCTCAAACTGGAAAAGGAAGACATCTAA
- the LOC113035931 gene encoding 5-phosphohydroxy-L-lysine phospho-lyase-like isoform X2: protein MAQEELRKEETLAMRNRLIGQSCKLFYSEDPVKIVRARGQYLFDENGKRYLDCISNVQHVGHCHPAITKAAAAQMDVLNTNSRFLHDNIVLYADRLAATLPQKLCVFYFVNSGSEANDLALRLARQYTQHEDVVVLDHAYHGHLMSLIDISPYKFRKLAGQKEWVHVAPLPDTYRGIYREDHPNPGQAYADTVKDLIEDVHKKGRKISAFFAESLPSVGGQIILPQGYFPKVAEYVHSAGGVFVADEVQTGFGRVGHHFWAFQLQGDDFCPDIVTMGKPMGNGHPLACVATTAEIAGAFTANGVEYFNTFGGTPVSCAVGLAVLDVIVEEDLRGNAVRVGAHLKDLLTKLKARHEIIGDVRGVGLFLGIELVIDREKKTPATEAAAHVVKSLSSLYQVEGGGSNMCQY, encoded by the exons ATGGCGCAAGAAGAACTTCGGAAAGAAGAAACTCTTGCAATGAGGAATAGGCTAATCGG ACAGTCATGTAAACTGTTTTATTCAGAAGACCCGGTGAAAATAGTAAGAGCACGAGGACAGTATCTATTTGACGAAAATGGCAAACGCTATTTGGACTGTATCAGTAACGTCCAACATG TGGGTCATTGTCACCCCGCCATCACAAAGGCTGCAGCAGCTCAAATGGACGTCCTGAACACAAATTCAAGATTCCTGCATGACAACATAGTCCTGTATGCTGACCGCCTGGCTGCTACCCTCCCCCAGAAACTGTGTGTCTTCTACTTTGTTAACTCTGG tTCAGAGGCCAATGATCTTGCCCTACGCTTGGCACGTCAGTACACCCAACATGAAGATGTCGTAGTTCTTGACCA TGCATACCATGGGCATCTAATGTCTCTCATCGACATTAGCCCTTACAAGTTCCGGAAACTGGCGGGACAGAAAGAATGGGTTCATGTG GCACCTCTACCAGACACTTACAGAGGCATATACAGAGAAGATCACCCCAACCCAGGCCAAGCATATGCTGATACAGTAAAAGACCTTATAGAGGATGTTCACAAAAAAGGCCGTAAG atCTCAGCCTTCTTTGCTGAATCCCTGCCCAGTGTTGGTGGACAAATAATCTTGCCCCAAGGATACTTTCCTAAAGTTGCAGA ATATGTGCACTCAGCTGGTGGCGTGTTTGTGGCAGATGAAGTCCAGACAGGTTTTGGGCGTGTGGGACATCATTTCTGGGCTTTTCAGCTTCAGGGAGACGATTTCTGCCCAGACATTGTGACCATGGGCAAACCGATGGGCAATGGGCATCCCCTGGCATGCGTAGCAACCACTGCAGAGATAGCTGGAGCTTTTACAGCCAACGGAGTGGAGTACTTCAATACG TTCGGCGGGACTCCAGTTTCATGTGCAGTTGGCCTAGCAGTCCTTGATGTGATCGTGGAGGAAGACTTAAGAGGAAATGCTGTGAGGGTCGGAGCCCACCTAAAAGATTTGCTCACAAAACTGAAAGCACGACATGAAATAATTGGAGATGTCAG AGGTGTTGGACTATTTTTGGGAATTGAGTTGGTGATTGACAGAGAGAAGAAGACTCCTGCCACAGAAGCTGCAGCGCATGTGGTCAAGAG TTTGTCCTCTTTATATCAGGTTGAAGGAGGAGGATCAAATATGTGTCAGTACTGA
- the LOC113035985 gene encoding heterogeneous nuclear ribonucleoprotein A/B-like — protein sequence MSESEQQYMETSENGHEVDDDFNGAGLTEEGNDDDDGAAANDCGEDAGPEDDDNSQNGGTEGGQIDASKGEEDAGKMFVGGLSWDTSKKDLKDYFSKFGEVTDCTIKMDQQTGRSRGFGFILFKDAASVEKVLEQKEHRLDGRQIDPKKAMAMKKDPVKKIFVGGLNPDTSKEVIEEYFGTFGEIDTIELPQDPKTEKRRGFVFITYKEEASVKKVMEKKYHNVGGSKCEIKIAQPKEVYLQQQYGARGYGGRGRGRGGQGQNWNQGYNNYWNQGYNQGYGYGQQGYGYGGYGGYDYSAGYYGYGGGYDYNQGNTSYGKTPRRGGHQSSYKPY from the exons ATGTCTGAGTCAGAGCAACAGTACATGGAAACATCGGAAAACGGCCACGAAGTCGACGATGATTTTAACGGAGCCGGCCTCACTGAGGAGGGGAACGACGACGACGACGGCGCCGCCGCGAATGACTGCGGAGAGGACGCAGGGCCCGAGGACGACGACAATTCGCAAAACGGCGGCACGGAAGGAGGCCAGATCGACGCCAGCAAGGGCGAGGAGGATGCCGG GAAAATGTTTGTTGGCGGTCTCAGCTGGGACACAAGCAAGAAGGATCTTAAAGACTACTTCTCTAAATTTGGCGAAGTGACAGACTGCACCATCAAAATGGACCAGCAGACAGGCCGGTCAAGaggctttggtttcattctgttTAAAGACGCAGCCAGCGTAGAAAAG GTTCTTGAACAGAAGGAGCACAGGCTAGATGGGAGACAGATTGACCCCAAGAAAGCCATGGCCATGAAGAAGGATCCAGTAAAGAAAATCTTTGTGGGCGGACTCAACCCTGATACTTCAAAGGAGGTCATTGAGGAGTACTTTGGGACCTTTGGAGAG ATTGACACCATAGAGCTTCCGCAGGACCCAAAGACAGAGAAGAGGAGGGGATTCGTATTCATCACGTACAAAGAAGAGGCTTCGGTGAAGAAAGTCATGGAGAAGAAGTACCACAATGTCGGTGGTAGCAAG TGTGAAATTAAAATCGCGCAGCCCAAAGAGGTCTACCTGCAGCAGCAGTACGGTGCCCGTGGATACGGTGGACGTGGGCGAGGACGTGGAG GCCAGGGCCAGAACTGGAATCAAGGCTACAACAACTACTGGAACCAGGGATACAACCAGGGCTATGGTTATGGACAGCAAGGCTACGGATATGGTGGCTATGGTGGCTATGACTACTCTGCTGGTTATTACGGCTATGGGGGTGGCTACGATTACA ACCAGGGCAATACAAGCTATGGGAAAACTCCAAGACGTGGAGGGCACCAGAGTAGCTACAAGCCATACTGA
- the LOC113036030 gene encoding nucleoside diphosphate kinase homolog 5-like yields MDESSPLRIYVERTLAIIKPDAIDKAAEIENIILKSGFTILQKRKLLLSPEQCSDFYAEEYGKHFFPSLTAFMSSGPIVALMLACDNAIAHWKSIIGPVNSAKARETHPECLRAKYGTSELQNALHGSDSFQAAVREIKFMFPNSIIEPLPSREENEEYLSRYINPVLLRGLTELCMNKPLNPIIWLADWLIQNNPDQPQICEAVVVEEEQ; encoded by the exons ATGGATGAAAGTTCACCTCTTCGTATTTATGTGGAAAGAACACTGGCCATTATTAAACCAGATGCCATCGACAAAGCTGCGGAGATAGAGAATATTATCCTCAAGTCGGGCTTCACCATCCTGCAG AAGCGGAAGCTGCTGCTAAGTCCAGAGCAATGCAGTGATTTCTACGCAGAGGAGTATGGAAAGCATTTCTTCCCCAGCTTGACGGCCTTCATGAGCTCTGGCCCCATCGTTGCCTTGATGCTAGCATGCGACAATGCTATCGCCCACTGGAAGTCCATCATAGGACCTGTCAACAGTGCCAAGGCCAGAGAAACCCATCCAGAGTG CCTTAGAGCAAAATATGGCACTTCTGAGCTACAAAATGCCCTTCATGGAAGCGATTCATTTCAAGCAGCTGTAAGGGAGATCAAATTCATGTTCCCAAACT CTATAATTGAACCCTTACCCTCaagagaagaaaatgaagaataCCTGAGCAGGTATATAAACCCAGTTCTGCTACGCGGGCTCACTGAGCTCTGCATGAACAAGCCACTCAACCCCATT ATTTGGCTTGCAGACTGGCTCATCCAAAACAACCCAGACCAACCTCAAATATGTGAAGCAGTCGTTGTGGAAGAGGAGCAATGA
- the LOC113036062 gene encoding guanine nucleotide-binding protein subunit beta-2-like 1: MTEQMTVRGTLKGHSGWVTQIATTPQYPDMILSASRDKSIIMWKLTRDETNYGIPQRSLKGHSHFVSDVVISSDGQFALSGAWDGTLRLWDLTTGLTTRRFVGHTKDVLSVAFSADNRQIVSGSRDKTIKLWNTLGVCKYTIQDEGHTEWVSCVRFSPNSSNPIIVSCGWDKMVKVWNLANCKLKTNHIGHTGYLNTVTVSPDGSLCASGGKDGQAMLWDLNEGKHLYTLDSGDVINALCFSPNRYWLCAATGPSIKIWDLEGKIIVDELRQEVISTNSKAEPPQCTSLAWSADGQTLFAGYTDNLIRVWQVTIGTR, encoded by the exons ATGACCGAGCAGATGACAGTGAGGGGGACCCTGAAGGGGCACAGTGGATGGGTCACCCAGATCGCCACTACGCCCCAGTACCCCGATATGATCCTGTCGGCGTCCCGAG aCAAGTCCATCATCATGTGGAAACTGACCCGTGATGAAACCAACTACGGTATCCCCCAGCGTTCCCTGAAGGGTCACTCTCACTTTGTGAGTGATGTTGTGATCTCCTCTGATGGACAGTTTGCCCTGTCCGGAGCCTGGGACGGGACCCTCCGCCTGTGGGATCTCACCAC TGGTCTCACCACCCGCCGATTCGTTGGACACACAAAGGATGTTTTGAGCGTGGCTTTCTCTGCTGATAACCGCCAGATCGTGTCTGGCTCCCGGGACAAGACCATCAAGCTGTGGAAcactcttggagtctgcaagtACACCATCCAG GATGAGGGCCACACTGAGTGGGTGTCTTGTGTTCGCTTCTCCCCCAACAGCAGCAACCCCATCATCGTCTCCTGTGGCTGGGACAAGATGGTTAAG GTGTGGAACCTGGCCAACTGCAAGCTGAAGACCAACCACATTGGTCACACTGGCTACCTGAACACAGTGACCGTGTCTCCTGATGGCTCCCTGTGTGCATCTGGTGGAAAG GATGGCCAGGCCATGCTGTGGGACCTGAATGAAGGCAAGCACCTCTACACCCTGGACAGCGGTGATGTGATCAACGCCCTTTGCTTCAGCCCCAACCGTTACTGGCTCTGTGCTGCCACTGGACCCAGCATTAAGATCTGG GATCTGGAGGGCAAGATCATTGTGGACGAGCTGAGACAGGAAGTGATCAGCACAAACAGCAAGGCCGAACCCCCACAGTGTACTTCCCTGGCATGGTCTGCTGATGGACAG ACCCTGTTTGCTGGCTACACTGACAACCTGATCAGAGTGTGGCAGGTCACCATTGGAACTCGATAA